The region AAGACGGGAGACGGGTTCAGGATGGAGACGTTGAGCGGGACCTGCCGGACCTGCCTGAACGCTTTGACACCGCTCCGTGCGTGCTGGCCACCGAGGTAACTCGAGACGGAACGCAAAGAGCGGGACGCAAGAAGTCCGGGAGGCAATCTGTCTGTTCACGCAGGGTTTCACCACCGGGAGGCACTATTGGGAGGTGGAGGTGGGGGACAAGACGTCGTGGGATCTGGGCGTGGCCCGGGCATCCGTCAAGCGGAAGGGCTTGGTGACACTCAGCCCGCAAGACGGATTCTGGGCTGTGTGTTTGAGACGGGCCACCGAGTATCGGGCCTGCGCGGCACAAGCACACCTTTTGTATCTGCCCCGGAGGCCAAAGGTTGTCGGGGTGTTTTTGGACGTGACCGACGGGACGGTGTCGTTCCACGACGCCGAGGCCAAGTCGCACATCTATTCCTTTACGCACATTAGCTTCGCAGAGGCCGTGTTTCCGCTTTTCAACCCAGATGTGAGTGACAACGGAAGGAACGCCTCGCCGCTCGTCATCCGGCCTGTTGAAGGAAGCGCCAGTTTAGACAACGTCACCATATAATGTCAACacactttatttattcatctataatatctaaaaacaaaattttatgTTGATGATACACAAACTCTTTTGTGGAGGACTACCgaaattagaaaataaatacTGTTGTGAGGCTGAAATCAGTTTATCAGAGTTATTAttcaaagtaccgtaattttcggactataagtcgcgtttttttttcatagtttgggtgggggggcgacttatactcaggagcgacttatatatgttttttttcacatttttgggcattttatggctggtgcgatttatactccggagcgatttatagtccgaaaattacggtagctgtCGATGAATTTGATTATCGTTTACCTGTTgattcattgatttattttgacacCGCTAGTGCCATTCTTTTCCCATCCTTATGCTCCCtaactgcacaaaaaaaaaaaaaaaaagaatgacgtTGTGGAATTATGTAATAATTCATTTGAAGTCATGATTACTCCTATAGCgttgactttttatttcatcttaatttaatttaatgtcATTGACTTTGGTGTTTATTTCCAGTTTATATTACAATTGGAATGCCCGTCCGTCTTTTGTGGTCCCGTCCAATCAAACCCATTTGCAAAAAGTGTCACCATGAAAACAGACCCCAGAACAGCCCGCCACTCTAAAATATTTCGTCTCGCTGCCGCCAAACTGATCCCGGAGCACGCCATGTAATCTGATTAGTGCACAGGCaggattaccccccccccctccccagaagCAGATGGAGCCTTGAGGTGATCACCAAGTTAGCTTTGAGCCAATGAGAGCAGGATGAAGATGGATTAAAACGCACACGTCTCGGAATTGTTCAGCAAGCTTGGTGAGTTCCGATGTAGCCACTTTTGCGTTTGCTTCTTTTTGTAACGTCAGCACAGTCGTGAAGGTGTTTTCATTCCAAACCTCGTCCCGGGTTGTGATTGAGGAAAGCTGGTGTGATGTCGCCCATGGTGGACGAGACTGCGGGGGATCTCCCAGTACGGGACGTTGGTCTGTCAATGCCAGGTTTGTTTCCACTCGTCTAAAGTTACGAGGTTGCCATTACCGCATTTATGAAAGTGTCTCGTCTGAACAGATGCCGTATGTGATTCGGTGAAGCCGTGGAAGAAGCATCACATCATGATTACAAAAGGTGAGgccacaatatatatattttttttcagaagcTTTTATTGAATGTTGCCTTCTCTCGTCCTTCCAGATCCGCAGCGGCTATTTCGTCTCCCCAGAGAGCAACTGGAGGATCTTTGCCTTAACATCCAAGAAGAAAACGTTGTGCTGAGAAAGCACACACGAGCGCAGGAGCAGAAGATGCGCAGGTGGTCGCCCAAAAAAAGTATTGGAAACAAAAATCTTAAAATGACCGACTTGTTGGTTTTGCTCCTCAAAGGATGTCCACCAGACTGATGCGTCTCCGTCAGGCGGGGCCCGGCTCCGGCGGCGCCAAGGAGAAGGACATGGAGGACACGCTGCAGGGGTTGGAAAGTCGCGTGGACACGCTGGAGAGCCAGAAAGTGATATTGCAAAATAAACTCAGTTTGGCCAAGCAGCACATTCTGGACTTGCGGGGTCGCACGCCTTACAGGGTCAGCAAAGGTAAGCTGCTGTCCTCTCTACGACGGGGCTTTTTTTCCCTATAGGGACCACCGGCCGTTATAACCAAGAAGCGACTCATGGACCACTGCTTTGACGGAATATCATTATATTTTGCACTGAAAGAAGATAGACAGACTATTTATTTGCGTCTCTACGTATGTCTACATTTAACatcatttggatgggtaaatgaatcacaaaattagctgggaaaaaaagaaagaaagaaaaaaaatattccaaaaataaacaaattaatcaagtctaaataataaatcaatatgATTATaaatcaatattattattaccgtttttgtccatgtataatgcgcccccatgtataatacgcaccctaaaaatggcatgttgatgctggaaaaaagcctgtacccatgtataatacgcacccaaattttgactcctacttaagtcggtaaacgtaaaattatttcagaaaaaaagatcatctttgggaacaaccggatgttattctgccggtcagtatcactgcgcatgcgctagcaaactcgatagcgaagaaatgtttcggatttgtgtagggtacaaacgagcaggtgatcgagcgagcgtctgatacgagagcattgtgttcgtatggagcgtgtttgaagtgaacagcagagaagaaagcgcatcggaaatggcggcctccgtatcatatccggataaaaaaaaaaaaataattgtacccatatataatgcgcaccccagattttaggacaataaattaggaaatttttgcgcattatacatggtaaaaaacggtattttacaaTAGTGTTCCATTTCCTATttcgcggaccacctgcaataccgctaCAGATCACTAGAGGGCCACGCACCACCGGTTGACCGTCCTTCCACTAAATCCAAGGACACTGAGCTTTCTCACTTTTTCTCCTCCTCAAAGCTGCAAAATGTACAGATGTGGATGGCGGAGTCGGAAGGGCGGCTCACACAGCCCCGCCCCGATATTGTCCCCCGATGGAAGACACCAGAGGAGACATGGACAAATTGTGAGTGGGGAATGAAATAAGATTTTGCAGCCCCATATACTCATCCCATACCCCCTCCTCCCTCTTCTCAGTAGTGTGAGCGAGCAGATGAAGATGATGGAGCTCGAGGTGAGCGCCCGGACCCTTCGCGACACACTCCGAGTTAAAGAGAAAGAGATGGAGGGAACCGTCAGGGAAATAAAGAGGCAACAGGCGGAAAGGCACAGGTGATGGCATCATCAACGTCGCACTCAGAGTGGCTAATTGTTggttgaaaatgttgaattgcgGGAAAACTACGaggagtgaggaaaaaaaaaactttttggtaCTTCTCTGCTCAGGATCAACATCAGAGAGAACGTTGACGTCATCTGTCTGCAAAAGGAGCTTTCTGAGAAGAGCGCCACCCTGAGGGTCACGCAGGAGAAGATCGCTGATCTGCAACAGGTGCCTGCCCGTCACTCTGTCGGCCACAACATCCGTTGCCATAGCAACACGCATCTTCTTTCTTCGCAGGCCTATGAGAAGCAACTGGAGGAGGTCAACGCACACGCTTACAATATCTCGCTGCCGAATTGCATTTATcgtttgagcttttttttttttttttgcagagtcaGAAGTCCCTCCGTGAAAGTCAGACTCTTCTTCTGGAGAAAGTGGAAGAACTGAGTGAAGAGCTGAAGCAGGAGCGTCACAGAGCGCTGAGACTGGAGGCTGAGCTGACGACCGCCAGCCTGTCTCTTCAGAACCTGGACAAGGTCTGGAGCCAGCGTGAAGATCTTCATCGGAGGAGCCGTTCAATGGCGCCAATTTTTCCCTTCCAGCTTCAAGAGCATCTTGCAGACCTAGAAGGAGAGAAGGATCGGATAAAAGAAAACTACGACTCCCTACTGGAGAGGTGGGACCACAAAAGATCTTCAGCGTAATGACGACGCTTCATCACGTTTCTTTCCCTTCACCCAGAACTTTATCGACCTACAACAGCCACGTGGACACACGCATGGAGGTAGACGTGCAGACCGAAGAACCGGAGGAGCACGTCGGCAGGATGGACATCCAGATCCTGGTGGCAACGCTGCAAACTGAGAAGGAGGAGAAAGGCCTATTGCAGTCAGAGGTGGGGAAGCTCAATCAAGAGAAGGAGATGCTGGAGAGCCAACGTGACGGTAAGATGAGCGCTGATAGCAAATGGAAGCCCACCTCTTACTGCAGAGCGTCTTGGGTTTTAGCCAAAGTAAAACATCTGGAGGAGGAGATTCTTCAGTACAAGGAGGAGATATCCCGCCTGCGGAGCAGACTGGACTCGGTCACCAAGGTTCCTAAACGGAGAAACGAATGACGCACGGCGCAACACGTTCAAAGTCTTTGAGATGATGCCTTCTCTATCTCGTCGTCCAGGAGTTCGACATGAGCGTTGAAGACCTGAGCGAAACGCTTTTACAAATCAAGGTGGGGGAAGCAAACAAAGTCTGGTTCCCCCGAAAATTTCCAGAATCATTCTTATCTCCTCACATGTTTCAGGCCTTCAGGATGCAGCAGGAGAGCAGGGAGGGTTTACGTTTCCTGCGGCCCGACAACGGGAAGGAGGAACCCCAGCCGCCCGACGTCCAAGCGTCGCACGCCGACACCGTGCTGGAGTTGCAGAAAGCCAGGAGCCTCCTTCTGCTGGAGCACCGCATCAGTAAAGACCTTCAGGTGCCTTCACGTGCTCACAACGTTGGGCCCCGCCCCTTTTTAAGCAAACGCCTTTCTACCCGAAGGAGGAGCTTCACACGGTCAAGGAAATGCTGGAGATGGAGAGGAGCAAGCTGAGGACGGCCATGGCAGAGAAAGACAAAGTTTTATCCAAACGAGCTCTTCAGATCAGGACATTACAAGGTGTGTCATCTTCAAACCTTCGTTTCATAGAAAGCAAAATTCATTCTGGCTTTTTGTGGTCTGAAGGCCAGTTGAAAGCCCTTGCGTACGCTGCCAAGAGTCAAAAAGGGACCGTGCCGCTGCAGTACACGTTGCCCGCCGGAAACCAGGAAGTAGTCCAGACCGTCCAGGAAGACATTCCCTGCGCTCCTTTGAGGCTCGGAGAGTCCTTATTGGAACTCCACCTTAAGGTAGTAAAAGATGACATTGAAAACATGAACGGCTGCGCTGTGTTTCTCATCTGCCGTCTTTCTACTTGAGGCGGCCACCTTCACCCCAGAAGGTCTTCGGCACATGGGCGACCTTCAAGCGGACACGGTGACCTTCTGCACCTACGGCCTTTTGGACTTTGAAGTTCACTCCACGCCGTTGGTAGCGGGCGGCCAGCCCACTTACGGCTTCACCTCCCAGTACGCTTTGACGCCCCGAGATCTGCTGAAGCTGCGGAGCCAGGGCGCCAGGGTCCGAGTGGAGGTCCACCAGGCCATAGGAGGTGTCCGCTTTGTCACGCACGGGAGCGGACACTTGTCCCTCCTGGGGGCCATGCAGAGGAGAGGGGAGCGCGACAATGGCCGTGTCAACATCACAGGTACGCAACAAAAATAACAAGAAGTGAACATTTTCGCTAATCTGTTCTTGTCTTAAGGCTCTGAGGGGGAAGTCGTCGGTGTTGTGGATTTCTGGGCCCGTTTGTTCCCCCCCGCGGAGCCCACGGAGGACGTGTCGCTGAAAGACGGTGCCGGGATCACAGCCACGCAGACAGTACCAACTCACACCACCTTGGGCTGGCGAGAAGACGGCCACGCAGTAAATCAGAATGTTAACCTTTGAAtagaaatttttaaaaaagtctcATTTGTGACTCGTTGGCAGGACTTGTACGACTACGGCGGCGGGATCCCtaacgagctgctgctgctcctggacCGTTGCGAGGGTCTCAGCGGGCGATGGCCCGGACTAGTTCCAGACGCATACCTGACCTACAGGCTATACGACCTGCCGCCTCACGTGTCCAAAACGATCGCGGCCACCGCAGACCCGGTATTCCGCGACAGCGCTAGCTACCCGCTAGCAGTCACAACAGATGTGCTGCGCTACCTGCGGTAGGCGGCCAGAACAACGTTACAGATGGCTTTTAGGCGGCGCGTCAAAAGTCTACGTTTGTTCTTTTGTGGCCGCAGGTCGAACAGTCTTTGGGTGTATGTGTTTGATGGGAGCGATGAGCAGATTCCACCGGCCTACTTGGCGAAAACACCCATCCCGCTGAGAGCGCTGGCGACGGGCAAGGAGATCACAGGTGTGCGTCTTTAGCGATAAAAGCCGACAATTAGCTGCAATGTTGTCCTCTGTTAGCGCCGGATAGCTTAAGACAAACATGCATCCAGTCTTTATTCTCTGTGAAGAACGACTTGTATCGTTGCCGCACTGATGAGCCAAGACAAATCAATTCTGCACGCTACGTTTTTTTTAGTCATGTCCGATTTTTCCATTTTAATCatcgacttttgttttatttttgctaggCAAATGGATTCAGTTGTTCTTTTTAATACTTTCAGAAGACAAAgatggcagatttttttttatctattgtAAATTCCAAAAGATTTTCTAAAATGGTCTCATGCTCTGTAAACAtgaaagggcaaaaaaaaaaaaagaatgaaatatgtttttaatAAATTGGTGCCATTCCGATAAATATGGGAATCGGCATCAGGCTCCAAACGTCCATATCGGTCGGGGCCTatgataaaagttttttttcatctCTAGGCGACTACGTGCTACGTGATCCCGCCGGCGGTCCGCGGGGTACGGTCCGGGTTCTAATGAAGTGGAAATATCCCTTTCAACCTCCGGGGGATGCCATCGGAGGCAGCGAGCGGTGGCGGGAAGAAGGGCAAGGGTCACAGCGGCCCATAGCCAAGCCCAGAGTCAAGGTACGGATATCACATTTCTTTCGACTAACTTGACCAAATGGCTATTCCGTAATTTCAGACGCAGCAATTTGGGCCAGCAGAGCCCAAAACAAGACAGAGGAGGACAAAAGCTTGTGTGAGGTTTCCGAAACGCGACGCCTGGCTACGCTAGCCGGCTAGCGCTCACATCACAACTGCTTTGTGTCGACAGCCCGCGCCCGAGGACGTAAAACCAGTCGGAACCAAGCGACCGGACGAGAGGTCACCCGTCCTACGTGACATTGCGCTGACCGCGTCTCCCGATTCACCGCCGACAATGTAAGTTACGCCAAATGCAAGTATATGGACAATTGAACATAACACGCAACCCTGCAGATGTCCAGAAACATCTTCCAGAGAGTCGCCGCTAAGAAAAAGCTCTGCCAGTGAAGGTGGTACTCTGGTAGGAACCGGCAAGAATTGACTCGACTGTAACTACggcggctaaaaaaaaaaaaaatgtctgcactGTGTTCGGATTTTCAGAATATTCCCTCTGTGGATGTGGTGTCAGTGGATGAagtggaggagctggaggaagAGAAAAATGAGGAGAGGAGCGAGAGTGGTAAGATCACTCTGACGACTTTCATCAACGCAATGGTGGAAATCACGATTTTGATTGTGCTTTTACTGTGGAGCCGCGGAAGAACTGTCAGAATCTTCGCATACCTCAACCAGCGACCTTCTGATCGTGCCATCCAAACCAAAGAAAAGACGGGTAAAATACATTTCATTcgaaaagacattttaaaagcCTCTCGGCGTAAAATCcgtttccctccattcaggGTAACAAACTGAGAGTGGAGATCTTGTccttgacctttgaaccctctTCGCACGT is a window of Syngnathus typhle isolate RoL2023-S1 ecotype Sweden linkage group LG1, RoL_Styp_1.0, whole genome shotgun sequence DNA encoding:
- the rpgrip1 gene encoding LOW QUALITY PROTEIN: protein fantom (The sequence of the model RefSeq protein was modified relative to this genomic sequence to represent the inferred CDS: substituted 2 bases at 2 genomic stop codons), with protein sequence MSPMVDETAGDLPVRDVGLSMPGLFPLVXNAVCDSVKPWKKHHIMITKDPQRLFRLPREQLEDLCLNIQEENVVLRKHTRAQEQKMRRMSTRLMRLRQAGPGSGGAKEKDMEDTLQGLESRVDTLESQKVILQNKLSLAKQHILDLRGRTPYRVSKAAKCTDVDGGVGRAAHTAPPRYCPPMEDTRGDMDKFSVSEQMKMMELEVSARTLRDTLRVKEKEMEGTVREIKRQQAERHRINIRENVDVICLQKELSEKSATLRVTQEKIADLQQAYEKQLEESQKSLRESQTLLLEKVEELSEELKQERHRALRLEAELTTASLSLQNLDKLQEHLADLEGEKDRIKENYDSLLERTLSTYNSHVDTRMEVDVQTEEPEEHVGRMDIQILVATLQTEKEEKGLLQSEVGKLNQEKEMLESQRDAKVKHLEEEILQYKEEISRLRSRLDSVTKEFDMSVEDLSETLLQIKAFRMQQESREGLRFLRPDNGKEEPQPPDVQASHADTVLELQKARSLLLLEHRISKDLQEELHTVKEMLEMERSKLRTAMAEKDKVLSKRALQIRTLQGQLKALAYAAKSQKGTVPLQYTLPAGNQEVVQTVQEDIPCAPLRLGESLLELHLKAATFTPEGLRHMGDLQADTVTFCTYGLLDFEVHSTPLVAGGQPTYGFTSQYALTPRDLLKLRSQGARVRVEVHQAIGGVRFVTHGSGHLSLLGAMQRRGERDNGRVNITGSEGEVVGVVDFWARLFPPAEPTEDVSLKDGAGITATQTVPTHTTLGWREDGHAVNQNVNLXIEIFKKVSFVTRWQDLYDYGGGIPNELLLLLDRCEGLSGRWPGLVPDAYLTYRLYDLPPHVSKTIAATADPVFRDSASYPLAVTTDVLRYLRSNSLWVYVFDGSDEQIPPAYLAKTPIPLRALATGKEITGDYVLRDPAGGPRGTVRVLMKWKYPFQPPGDAIGGSERWREEGQGSQRPIAKPRVKTQQFGPAEPKTRQRRTKACPAPEDVKPVGTKRPDERSPVLRDIALTASPDSPPTICPETSSRESPLRKSSASEGGTLNIPSVDVVSVDEVEELEEEKNEERSESESSHTSTSDLLIVPSKPKKRRGNKLRVEILSLTFEPSSHVALDDSVQRVYVEYRLLGVPMETTETPVSLRKPRAGEEIHYNFTRVIYVDGSMSSPLRRSLYTMLEGNDPKKRRLKFTVVSEPMDEEEECVDVGYAFLDLQELLLTGSDVIERQIDIVRVDEEQEVIGFLKVSLEAAKTLSGIYEEFHQPEDTEEVSEHEEEQKEKNNIKVIEEDDSDF